The following proteins are encoded in a genomic region of Streptococcus sp. 29892:
- a CDS encoding DUF1801 domain-containing protein encodes MLIEVETIEEYMAALPDNRREAVERLHQVIVEHLPAGFEVGVLGGMINYYVPLSAYPNGYHCTPGEPLPFLALASQKAHIALYHMGIYMDKELNDWFVEKYQEQVLTKLDMGKSCVRMKNPKNIPFELIGQLVSKMSMERYITLYEENHIRK; translated from the coding sequence ATGTTGATTGAAGTGGAAACGATAGAAGAATACATGGCCGCCCTGCCAGACAATCGCAGAGAGGCAGTTGAAAGGCTTCATCAGGTGATTGTTGAGCATTTGCCTGCTGGTTTTGAGGTTGGTGTGCTGGGTGGAATGATCAATTATTACGTCCCTCTGTCAGCCTATCCAAATGGTTATCATTGTACACCTGGAGAACCATTACCTTTCTTGGCCTTGGCCTCACAAAAGGCTCATATTGCCCTCTATCATATGGGAATTTATATGGATAAGGAATTGAATGACTGGTTTGTAGAAAAGTATCAGGAACAGGTTCTGACCAAATTGGATATGGGTAAGTCCTGCGTTCGCATGAAAAATCCAAAGAATATTCCTTTTGAATTGATTGGCCAATTGGTGAGTAAGATGTCTATGGAGCGTTATATTACCCTCTACGAAGAAAATCATATTAGAAAGTAA
- a CDS encoding 2-dehydropantoate 2-reductase, whose product MRVYIAGSGAMGCRFGYQLSKTKHEVILLDNWDAHIESIRENGLKVTGDFDDVVQLPIMKPTEATEVADLIILLTKADQLPKMLQDIKGIIGEKTKVLSLLNGLGHATTMRRYVPDESIMVGVTIWLAGLKGPGHAHLQGPGSISVQNMVGDGQSVADMIAMFNEAGLNATYDDHVINAIWQKACVNGTMNPTCTILNCTIGELFGTEGGLNLVQGIFKEFIAVAKSETDGIDEEAIWKYIIDASKKASNHYPSMHQDLVQNGRKTEIDYLNGAVVFKGKRAGIPTPYCQMITEMVHAKEAMLGLR is encoded by the coding sequence ATGAGAGTATATATCGCTGGTAGTGGTGCCATGGGTTGTCGTTTTGGCTATCAGTTATCAAAGACAAAGCATGAAGTGATTTTGTTGGATAATTGGGATGCTCATATCGAATCGATTCGTGAAAATGGTCTGAAGGTGACGGGAGATTTTGATGATGTCGTCCAGCTCCCTATTATGAAGCCGACTGAGGCGACGGAAGTTGCTGACTTGATCATCCTCTTAACCAAGGCGGACCAGCTGCCAAAAATGTTGCAGGATATTAAGGGGATCATTGGTGAAAAGACTAAGGTTCTTAGCCTCTTGAATGGACTTGGACATGCGACCACCATGCGCCGTTATGTGCCTGATGAGAGTATTATGGTCGGTGTAACGATTTGGTTGGCTGGTCTTAAGGGGCCGGGGCACGCGCATTTGCAAGGTCCTGGTTCTATCTCTGTGCAGAATATGGTTGGTGATGGTCAGTCAGTTGCTGATATGATTGCTATGTTTAATGAGGCTGGTTTAAATGCAACTTATGATGACCACGTCATCAATGCCATTTGGCAAAAGGCCTGTGTCAATGGCACCATGAATCCGACTTGTACAATCTTGAATTGCACCATTGGAGAACTCTTTGGAACAGAGGGGGGGCTAAATTTGGTGCAAGGAATTTTCAAGGAATTCATCGCCGTTGCCAAATCAGAAACCGATGGAATTGATGAAGAGGCTATTTGGAAGTATATCATTGATGCTTCTAAAAAAGCATCTAATCACTATCCATCTATGCATCAGGATTTGGTGCAAAATGGTCGTAAGACTGAAATTGATTACCTGAATGGCGCTGTTGTTTTTAAAGGCAAACGTGCAGGTATTCCAACTCCTTATTGCCAAATGATTACAGAGATGGTTCATGCCAAGGAAGCCATGCTTGGGTTGAGATAG
- a CDS encoding S1 RNA-binding domain-containing protein: MNDLLAHYVVGLVTDQNDQFYFIQKEGLTFALSKDEGEFQLGQSVKGFAYTDMKQKLRLTTKEVGASRTSFGWGTVTDVRKDLGVFVDTGLPDKQVVVSLDILPEIKELWPKKGDQLYVKLDVDKKDRIWALPAFQEDFQKMAGPAYDNMQNQTLRAIVYRLKMTGTFVYLPDNNMLGFIHPSERFAEPRLGQVLEARVIGYRAVDRTLNLSLKPRSFEMLENDAQMILTYLESSGGFMTLNDKSAPEDIKATFGISKGQFKKALGGLMKAGKVKQDEFGTELV; this comes from the coding sequence ATGAATGATTTATTAGCACACTATGTGGTTGGTCTTGTGACCGACCAAAATGACCAATTTTACTTTATCCAGAAAGAAGGGCTGACCTTTGCTCTTTCAAAAGATGAAGGAGAGTTCCAACTAGGGCAATCTGTCAAGGGTTTCGCTTATACAGATATGAAACAAAAGCTGCGTTTAACCACTAAAGAAGTGGGAGCAAGCCGGACTAGCTTTGGCTGGGGAACAGTGACTGACGTTCGTAAAGACTTGGGTGTTTTTGTGGACACTGGTTTACCAGACAAGCAGGTGGTTGTTTCCTTGGATATTTTGCCTGAAATCAAGGAGTTGTGGCCTAAAAAAGGTGATCAACTCTATGTTAAGTTGGATGTGGATAAGAAAGACCGTATTTGGGCCCTACCAGCTTTTCAAGAAGATTTCCAAAAGATGGCGGGTCCTGCTTATGATAATATGCAGAACCAAACCCTGCGTGCCATCGTTTACCGTCTGAAGATGACAGGGACCTTTGTCTATCTACCTGATAACAATATGCTTGGATTTATCCATCCTAGTGAACGGTTTGCTGAGCCACGCTTGGGGCAGGTTTTGGAGGCACGGGTGATTGGTTATCGGGCAGTTGACCGGACCTTGAATTTATCACTTAAACCGCGTTCATTTGAGATGTTGGAAAATGATGCTCAGATGATTTTGACTTATCTGGAGAGCAGTGGGGGCTTTATGACCTTGAACGACAAGTCTGCTCCAGAAGACATCAAGGCTACCTTCGGTATTTCCAAGGGACAATTCAAAAAAGCCCTGGGTGGTTTGATGAAAGCTGGGAAGGTCAAACAAGACGAGTTTGGAACGGAGTTGGTGTAA